In the genome of Brachypodium distachyon strain Bd21 chromosome 3, Brachypodium_distachyon_v3.0, whole genome shotgun sequence, the window AGCTGATCCAGCAATTGTATATGTGGATATTACATTCATCTTTAGGAAATCTTATGCATTCACATATAAGATATTGCTCTATCTTGTGTATTAGGCGGCCGAATTATTTGCTCGTCAGAAACTTTTTATTTACTGTACTCACCCCGAATTCTTTAGTGGTTGAAAGGGCTTGAACTTATTTGTATAGAAGTAGATTTCCTAATCTCTAGGCTATACTTTAGTGTGCTATTTTTGTACGATCTTGCTGTACAGTAGTATTATGCACAAGCCCCCTGCATAGTAGATTTTATGTTGACTGGTGAGGCGCGATCGCGTGCGGCACCTTATGCTGGATTTGGCTTATTTTGCCATTTTTCCTTTGAACAGGCAAACAATATATGCAAGCTTTGAATGCAAAGCTAGCCTACGCAGCACTAATTGATGCACATTTGCTTGTTCTGTAGACAACTAAGCAGTCCATTCTACCCCTAACTATGCATGATCGAGCTCAActtaaattttcttttgttgttgtgaTTGTCATGTTCTTTTGCTCCGAAGTTCAATTGGCATGGACAGATGTTTAACATTCTCAAAGAAAGTGTACCATTGAGGAATCTCTACATCATTGCTGGGATTTCCCTAAACAAATAATAGCTGGGCTGTGGTGTAACAAACTCCGACCAGGGATAGTAAATTAGTCATGGTTCATTATGGGGAGCTTCATCTGTATTGTGACTATAAAATATAATAATGATGTAATAATTGCattataatttattttattcattgttatttacttatttttgttgttgatgatattGCTAACCATTTTAGGTAACAAATCAACGTTTGACTAAGGGAGATTCTGACAGAGATGTCCGGCATTTTGAACTGGAAGATCTATGTTCTGTATGTTCTATGATCCATAAGATCACATTCGCTTGCAATCATCTTCTGAACACATGGAAGAGACTAAAAGGTTGTTTCATTTTTGTGATTTTAGCCCATCAGTTATCAAGTTGGTGATGCCCTAGAAATTCTACCAAGCCAGAATCCATCAGCTGTCGATGCTTTCATTAAACGTTGTAACTTGGATCCAGAATGTTATATAATGGTATGTGGATCTGTTTTGTTGCCTTGTGGATTtagcttctctctctctctgctacAGAGGCAGCTCAACACTGTGTGTGCGTGCTGTTTCTCTGCTACAGAGGCAGCTCAACACTTTTGCGGCACACATTGGTAGCTATGTGCCCATTGTTGGAAAATCAAATATAACTGCCTTCAGCAGGATTATTTGCTTTATAGCTACCAGTTTATCATGGTTTAGAGAATACACCATTGTCTTTCTCAATGCATGGTTCTTGAGTTTATCCATTAAAAGGGTTACATCTAGATTTAGTTGTGCCTTTCTATATATCTTTTCAACTAGTCAACTTGTTGCAGTTATCTAGCTAACCAAAGAGGAAACAATATTTTCTCTGCCCAGATTCGAGCAAAGGGTGGGGACAAAGTTTCCAAAGGTTCGCCTATGAACAGTTCGATGGATCCCATCAAGCTAAAGACCTTTGTTGCGTTGGCAATGGATGTGGCATCAGCTTCTCCCCGGCGATATTTCTTTGAGGCAAGAGCAAACTATCCTGAATGCTTCATCTCATACACATTTTGTAGTGGTTTGATATCGTATATTGGCCTCTGATATCCTTATGTCTGACTGATATGCCACCTCTGCTCACACAACTCCATTGTTGTTCTGTAGATCATGAGCTATTTTGCAAAagctgaagaaaagaaaaaacttcaGCAGCTTACTTCTCCTGAAGGAAGAGACAGCCTTTACTGGTACAATCAAAAGGAGAACCGGTCTGTTTTGGAAGTAAGTAATGTCTTTACCATTGAATTTAATAACAAAGCTTTTGTGGTACATACGTTTGCATGCTATTGCCCTTTGACTTCAACTTTTGTGGTCCGAAAGTGACATATATTTGTACTTGTTTTAGGTATTGGTTGAGTTTCCTTCGGTGCAGATGCCTTTTGAATGGTTGGTGCAACTAACGCCTCCATTGAAGAAAAGAGCCTTTTCCATATCGTCATCCTCATTAGTCCATCCAAATCAGATACACTTGACTGTTAGTATTGTATCATGGCGTACTCCTTTGAAGAGGACACGGCATGGTCTCTGCTCTACATGGCTAGCGGGGCTCTGTCCAAACAAAGGTATGCAATGCCTCTTTTAGCTAAAGTTGGGAACCTCTCTATATTATCTTGTCTTCCTTATGTTCTTTTCCTGGACGACACTCCTGCTTCTCTAATAATAATATGTACTCCACTTCACATATAATCACACTAGAAAGACAACCATCAATATTCTCTCACAGTGTACTTACGTGCAGAGAATATTATACCATGTTGGATACACCGAGGATCCCTGCCTCGTCCTCGACCATCAATTCCTCTCGTGCTTATTGGACCAGGAACAGGATGCGCACCATTCCGTGCATTTGTGGAGGAAAGGGCTGCACAGAGGGTGGCCGAACCAACTGCTCCTGTTCTATTCTTCTTTGGCTGTACAAATGAAGATAGTGATTTTTTGTACAAGGACTTCTGGCTAAATCATGCGCAGGATCAGGGGGTGCTGTCCCATGaaaagggtggtggtggtttcTTTGTTGCTTTTTGTAGGGATCAACCTCAAAAGGTGTATGTTCAAGACAAAATAAGGGGGCAGGGTGCAAGGGTGTTCAACATGGTATGCTCTGAGGCTGCAATATACGTTGCTGTGTCTTCAACCAGAATGCCTGCTGACGTTACAGCTGCACTGGAAGAAGTTTTTTGCCAACGGGGTGGTGTTCCAGAAAAGGATGTCTCCAGATGGGTGATGGATATGAAAAGGGCTGGTAAGTTTATCGCTGAGACCTGGTCATAATCGAGTATCAGGTTTCTATCATAAAAAGGTTTACGAGAACCTTGAGAGATTTTctaggctttttttttctagaatacatcCAGGCGGATGtatcatatattgaagaaAAAGACTGCAGAGCAGTTACACCGCCAAGAGGCGTGGATACAAAACGATTACTTACACCTACTCCATGTTACCCACTAAAAAAACTAACCCGAGACCCTTAAAGAGCCCCGCTTTCCACCAAAGCCTACCCTCCGCCTCGATCAGATGGGTAACCGAGGCCACGTCCGGTCGAGCCCCATCAAAGACAATGGCATTGCGGTGTTTCCAAATAGTCCACCAGACCAAGATGATGCCCGTAGACAAATCATGCCACTTCGATGAAGGCACCAATCTGGTGGACCACCGGTCCGCAGGCAGACTATCTTGAGAAGGAATCCACTCGGATTTACCCCAACGCTTGAGAATAACCGCCCAGACC includes:
- the LOC100822876 gene encoding LOW QUALITY PROTEIN: NADPH-dependent diflavin oxidoreductase 1 (The sequence of the model RefSeq protein was modified relative to this genomic sequence to represent the inferred CDS: inserted 1 base in 1 codon), translated to MALSPSPLPSRLVVLYASQTGNAIDAAERVGREADRGGCPAVEVLXMDSFNPSCLPGERYVVFVVSTMGQGDPPDSMKDFWKYLPRKHLGARWLEGLHYAVFGLGDSSYAKYNFPAKKLDQRLLGLGAERIIEKGLGDDQHPSGYKGALDPWLLSLWKYLNQTNPSLLPRISDAIHPNLNILGDAKVEVIYYSATQDITISDSKLLVERTRSMSPALKCHNEGEPQYMLQMVTNQRLTKGDSDRDVRHFELEDLCSPISYQVGDALEILPSQNPSAVDAFIKRCNLDPECYIMIRAKGGDKVSKGSPMNSSMDPIKLKTFVALAMDVASASPRRYFFEIMSYFAKAEEKKKLQQLTSPEGRDSLYWYNQKENRSVLEVLVEFPSVQMPFEWLVQLTPPLKKRAFSISSSSLVHPNQIHLTVSIVSWRTPLKRTRHGLCSTWLAGLCPNKENIIPCWIHRGSLPRPRPSIPLVLIGPGTGCAPFRAFVEERAAQRVAEPTAPVLFFFGCTNEDSDFLYKDFWLNHAQDQGVLSHEKGGGGFFVAFCRDQPQKVYVQDKIRGQGARVFNMVCSEAAIYVAVSSTRMPADVTAALEEVFCQRGGVPEKDVSRWVMDMKRAGKFIAETWS